CGGTTATAGCGCGGCTCGAGAAGGCGAGGGACGTCATTTGGAAGCTGACTGTCGGGGCTGAGTCTATTTGGAAGGAGGCTCTCGAGGCTTACGGTTGATACATTGTCGCCGTTTTGATCCGAGAGTATGATTTTCATCTCAGGCGCCTCGCGGATTTCCTGAAGAAACTGGCGGCAGTGGCCGCAAGGAGCCTCCGGAGGGGAGAGGGCTAAGCAGTTGAGCTTTTTATCGAGGTGGAGTGCGAGGTTGGCGACGACGAACTGCTCCGCGTGGATGGAGTGATGGAGAGGCAAACCTGGGAATTCGACGTTGACTCCTACGAAGACCCGACCGGATGATCCGAATCCGAGGGCTACGACTTTGGATGTAGAGAATGGCCCACGAACGAGTGGAATCAAAAAGGGAATGTTTATGAGGCTGTCTCCGGGGGATTTTGCTTCTTCGCGAGTGAAAACGAATTTGGAGGGCTGTGccattgtctctctctctgatttcGGGTTGTGTTATGAGATTTGTGTTGGGAGATGTGAAGTGAATAAACAAGTGTTGAACTTATTTCTAGGTGCGCTGTGTGCATAATGAATCGTACTTTTTTAATTGGTGTACGCTAATCACATACGCAACCTACAACACTACGAAATACATAAAAAGTGATTGTGACTCTTTGAAatatcaagattcaagagtCATGAACCATTATTTCAAACAGAGTAGTTAGGATATAAAGTAATGAAATGAGGAGTGGTATATATGGCTCAATACTCAATTGTCTTAACACTTAATTAGTAACATTTTTTATGTGGTTCGAGTATCtagtaatataaataaaattttctagtTCATGCATATTTGAATCATACTTTTCTAAAGGGAGTTTACGCCATTCATAGGAAATCCACTCACGATGACTCAAGAACAAACTTTTAAAGCAAActttatgattatttttgtagtttagtaCTGAACAAATGTGGTGAAAACTGGAGACTATAGTCAAAAATAATTAGTCTTAGCAGTATAtagttttttctaaaaaaatatactcaAAATGCTAGTTAAATGTCTATGGTAGATTGTATTTTGAGAGTTAATTGGAAATATGAGATGAGAAGTGAGATAACGTCTTTACGTAGATGTGTTGTGTCTTNttttttttttttttttttgttgttgttgttgtcaaaagATGTGTTGTGTCTCTGTGCTTATTGTGAAGGTACTTTTTAAAATCGTGTTTACGTCAGTCGTATACGTAAACAAATTAGCAATAGCGTGTGAACTACAAGCTGAACTAAAAGATGAACTCATGAAATATCTTTTTAAGCAAAGCATGGTTAGGGCTAATTTTTTTAGTCttagtataaagtataaactataaagtaaTGTAATGAAGCGTAGTAACATAGATAAAAATTAATGTAGTGAAGACTAATGTCCTTAACTTTTATTTAGTAGTAACATTTTAATGGGtgtatatagtaatatatagaCAAAAATTAAACTGCGTCAATTACATACGCAACCCTTAAGATAATTAAAAAGCTGATTGTGACTAGTAGACTCATTAACCATCTTTTTAAGCAAAGTATTTAGGATATCTAATTAGTATTTTAGTAATAATCAAGTTCATGATATACggacatacatatatatatatatatatatatatatatctttcttttatcttttggaATTGCAAGCTAACACTACCACTTACCAAATATGCATGTGATGTGTGTTTACCTCGGAAGTAAAGAATTACATGCACACGCAagaatacaaattacaaacacGATTCTGACTGTATCCGTCATCAAGATTAGCTCATGATTACTCATGAACCATTTACAAAGCAAATACGATTTTTAGTAGTTAGGATTACTTTAGTAGTCTTTATAGAAAGTAATATATACTTTAGTAGTCTTTAGTAGTTAGGTTTTAAATAAAGTGAACTTCGATAGTCATAATTAGTCACAATTTCATGGTATGCgaagtaaaacaaacaaatcttacaTAAAAGTGATAAAAGTAAGTATCTAAAAACAAGTCCATATACATTGGCTTTGCTTGTCTTTGAAATTGAATCTTGTTCAGAAATGAGTAGTTTGGCTGGGTTTATAATATTGAACTTAAGGCAGTAAATGGTAACATGTATAAGTGCGTATTTGAACATTTTTTGCGTATTTGaacattttttagaaaaatctgATTGATATTACTATTCATACATTTAGTGGGCAATAggcgtttttcaaaaaaaaaaataagaaaaccacTTTGCGTTTTTTAAGAGAAGGTAATATCCTCTTGGACCGCTTTTTGTTTGTCCAAAATCAATTAGGTAGCGTTTTTGTAGATTACGCACtgttattttattctttttaattatttattttataaagagaggaataattaattaaatttcaacaATAACTCTATGCTATATTTGATGCTATaagtatttttgattttaaaattttaaaagttctgataaatgaattactttttatttatttttataaaaaatattacttcaTTATTCTTCACAAACTACAAAATAATTACTTATAATATGGAAAAACAGATCCAAAAAACTTAAGTcagttttaatcaaaatataattttaaattatgtcaTCTAAAATGTATCATATTTATGTTAACTAGATTTAACAATTTACAAGTAAACTATAGTTTCttctataataaattatttttaaaagatgtatTTCTTcattatttaataaacaaaattttacatgattataactttggtttttaaagttcataaattataaataaaatgtaaatattatttcactaacaataaaaactataatatgtttataatttgtaactataaaagtatattaatataatatatgtgttTATAATGTGTAACTATAATATGTATTATGCACcgcttattatttttttcaccaatcaaacattattttgtaccgtttattttggaataaccgcacttgtcccgcaaatacatttgtcccgcacgtaccgcagttgaaccgtaccgcactagcAAATTTTTTGTTCCGCACTACTGAATCTGCAGTTACCATTCAGACGGTAAATGGATGATTTGTTCGAAATATAAAGCTTACAAACAACTAACAAATTCAGgattcatatgattttattttcattagttAATTTTTGAGTGAATTATAGATGAAACTTCTAACGAAAGTaaccataataatttttttttttttataattttattttatttatagttacTCCCCAAAACTTtgtaaaaattaagaaaagccCCTAACAAACAGAAACGTCCACGTAAGAGTGGTTTGGATCACTAGACTCGCGAATCGTCATCTTCATCGATCGATATGCGCGACACATCATCTCTTCGTCATGATTTGTGTCCTGAAAAGTTCAAACCTTTTTGGCAAATCAGACAAAACCCAACAATTCATTAAACAATGTCCAAAACTTGTAACTTTCTCAGCCTCAGATCCAATCCTCTGCCTCCGTTTCTCTCCACCGCCGGAAATTCCCGTTTCCTCCGAGCTTCCTCTGCTCTCAATCTCCTGACGACTGCTTCGAAACCTTTCCACCGTTGGATCCGCGCTTCTTCACGTCGCCGGTTAGTTCTCGGTGGTTTTGGCGGTGCTTCGTTGTGgatgatgaacaacaacatGTCCGGTAAATCTTTCATTGCTTCCGCGAGGCAGACGAATCCTTCTCCCGTCGAACAGGTCTTTACTCCCTTTTGCTTCAGTTAGGGTTTTGATTCTATAGCTAAATTGTTCAAAGTTTGTAGCTTTTAGGAATTTGGCTTTATCAGTGAGTCAGTGACACTGGGAATTTAGTTGTTCAAAGTTTGTAGCTTTATGAAAATTTGAACCCATTTGCTTGGTTTTAGGCGTTGAATAAGGTGGATTGGCCCGAGACTTTCCcattcaaagaagaagatttccaaCGATACGATGAGTAAGATTACAATTCCAAGCTTGTGTTATAGTCTtacttactctgttttgttctctGTGAGGCATGcgtgagttttggttttgagaCATACTAATATCTTGTTGACTTGTGTAATAAACTTGTCCTAAGGTCGTCTGATTCAACGTTCTATGAAGCTCCAAGGTTTGTGACACACATTGATGATCCTGCCATAGCTGCATTGACAAAGTATTACTCAAAGGTTTTGCCTCAGAGCGATACTCCTGGAGTGAGCTTACTCGATATGTGTAGCAGTTGGGTATGTGTAAATTGCATATCCAGTCTTGTGTGTGTTAtgttagaaattttttattgaGAATCCTCTGAAGTTTAGATTGTTGGCTGTTATGATGTTACATAGGTCAGTCATTATCCAGCCGGATATAAGCAAGAACGAATAGCTGGAATGGGTTTGAACGAAGAAGAGCTTAAGCGCAATCCGGTAAAGAAGATTCAATTTTACGTATTTACTCTCTTTCAGAGAAGAGATGGATCATCATATGATCATAGGATCTAATACTCTCTTTCAGGTTCTCACCGAGCACATAGTCCAAGACTTAAATCTCACTCCTAAGCTGCCTTTTGAAGACAATTCTTTCCAAGTTATTACCAATGTGGTAAGACCAAACTTTCCTTTTTATCTCTAAAACTTGCACTTCTTCATCTGTATCTCAAGTTCTTACGAATTTGTATGTTTCTTGGTATCTGAACAGGTAAGTGTGGATTATCTTACAAAGCCACTTGAAGTTTTCAGGGAAATGAACAGAATCCTCAAGCCCGGGGGACTAGCTCTAATGAGGTTCTCTTTTAACATAAACCTGTCAAGTCTTGTGACACAGTAATATTATACATATCCTGCATGGTTTCAACCAGCTCACTttcctcttatctttttttgcAGCTTTTCAAACCGTTGCTTCTTTACTAAAGCAATCTCGATATGGACATCAACTGGTGATGCAGATCATGCTCTCATTGTCGGATCATACTTTCACTACGCTGGAGGATTCGAAACTCCACAGGTATTTCTGTTTATTTCATCAACACACCTTCTATTAGAATCCCtcttaagagtttttttttactcttgcTGATGATGAACTCGTTCCAACCTGTGATCAATCCAGGCCGTTGATATATCTCCAAATCCAGGGCGTTCAGATCCTATGTACGTTGTTTACTCAAGAAAACTCCCGATGGCTTAAAAAAATGGAGATTCAAACACTTAATGTATACTATGATATGTAGACTCGCAACTGAGATTGGAACCGAGGAAACTAATCTTCATTTAAGACGACTTGGAAaatatggtttatatatatagaatgtgCCATCNGACTCACAACTGTGATTGAAACCGAGGAAACTAATCTTCATTTAAGACAACTTCGAAATTCTggtttatatgtatatagaatGTGCCATCTCTCAAGATGTTGGAAACTTGGAATACAATCCACCTTTGTTCGAAAAACGTCTGGACATTTTTAACTAACATGAAAATGAAGATACTATACGTACTGACTACTAATGAGTACAGTACAGTAGCTAACAGATCTCAGGCTCGGGCCAAACTTCTATCTAAGTTAATAGAGCAGCCTCACAGATCCTCGAGCCAACACTTAAACTCAAGACAAAAGTGTCCTGGTATCCCATCGACGGTTCTTCTTACAATGGCTCTGTGATCTTGAGGTGGACCATGAAGAGGATCCACATCTCTGAAACTAATGTAGAAGATGGCATTCCCAGCCTTGAGCTTGTCCTTTGACTCCAAAGCTTCTCGGGTGTGTACAATGACCTTGTTTATTTGCAGAGGCACACACGACACACTCCTCATGTCTCCTTCCCACAGCGAGAAATAAGCAATTTCAGTATACAGATTAAGCCAGTTGATGTGTTCTCGGATATCTGATTCTTGCAACTCGTAAAACTGATCATGCTCAGTGGATGACATCAACGCATCATCCGGAACCAACTTAGGTAGATCGCCTTTGTAGAAATCATCTATTGCTTCGTCATCCCATCGCTTTGTTTCATCTCCAGTACCTTTTTTAACAACACTTTCCAGAATCATCAAGATTacgatgacaaaaaaaaaaaaagaagaagaaaaaccacACTTTAATCAAAACCAAACGACATTATTAGATTACCTTGAATTTTGGGTTTAATTCTACAAACTTCAGTCAGAATCTTCATATCTTCGTCGTACCTACATGTAGCGCTTGTAACACGTGTCTGGAAAGTGAAACGTGAATCGTTGGCTGGATCAAAAGCCTCCGCAGTTATATGGTAAGTCATGAGCGCACAGAACTTAGAAGTATATTTCTTTACGTGCATCAACTTAAGGTTTGAGCCCTGTAATCAAAGAGGTAGAGAGAAATAATCACAAGTAGATCAGGAGCAAACCGCAGATACAGAGTTAACAGAGTACAACCAATATCGAGATTTAATTACCTTGTGAAGATTGTACCAATGGAGTCCGACTCTAGCACAAATGCCAACAATGTCATCACGACGGTCCTCCTCATTGTTGGCACATTTATACATACGGATTGAACTATTCGGATTACATATCTCAACATCAAAACCCTATACAAAGAGATCATATATCACACATCAAATAAGTTGAGAGCAGGGgggataaatatatatatatatatatatatatatatatatatatatatgtttacatcGGAATCGCGAAGTTGGCGATAGAACTCTTGGTCCAAAACAGGGTCaacgtcatcatcatcactttcttCAGTCCATCCAGATCCAGATTGTGGATTGTTGATTACAGCGGCAGACCATTCTTCCTCCGCCATTAAACCGGAATTAACCACTTATTGTTTCGTCCTCGGCTATTGCGAACGTACGTAACAGTTAGGGTCTAGCCAGCGTAATGAAACAATtggatctctcttctttctttctttctttctttctttctttctttctttctttctttctttctttctttctttctttctttctttctatggTATGTTCTGTTCTGAGCAGGGATCTTTGAGTTATTGTGGATTTGATCGGATTTAGTAgaattgaaagttgaaactagAGTTCTTTATGCTGAAACTGAGCAGGATCTTACGCTGACAGTGTGATCAGTGATCTTTACAGTTTAAGTCAAATGGATCGGATGCTGATCAGTATATGGATCGGATGTTGTACGCGAAGCAGTATATGCACGCTGGCGTGTATCACGGGTAATAGCATGCAccattcattaattttttttcgatTATATGTAAAGTTTAAGTGAACTTGACAGGAAAGGCTTTGTCCTCACTATTGCAGTGTGTCCAAGATAGACTATTAGCTACGAATTGGGAGGGAAAAATGGGCCACATGAGAGAACAAGGACACTGCggcaaaaactcttttcaagtTTACACACAAATTTCTGGTTAAAGAAAACTgcataatcatttttttttctcctcgcAGAGACATGTTGGGCAGTAGTGGTGTCTGAGCTTATTAGTGCGTTGCGCTTTATTGAGGGTATAGACGAGGAGTATACAGAGTACTCGATCCAAGAACTAGTTGATTTTGCTGCTCCGTCGAAAGTAAAAGACTGCTCAGAACATCAATGTTACACGCTAAGCATAGGGAAAGGTTTGGAATATGTACTCAAACATGGGCTTCAAAAGGCAATTCATAGGAAGTATGTAGGGTGTAGAAAAAAGTCCGAGATACCAGCACGTTCTACAGTTGATCTGGCACACATAGATCGCGTGGATAGGTTATCTTTTGAAGAAGCACTTATCAGACTTGAGAGACAACCCATTGGAGCTTCCCTCCACATATTCATGCCTGATTACAAGTTAACTATAGGGGTATGTATACATATCTGTATTTCTCGAGTTTGGTACTATTGAACTTAATCATATGTGATTCTGAAAACAAACTGAAACAGGGCGTTTATCGTGGCCCATTGGAACGGAATTCTAAACTAGTAGGAGCGCATGCTGTTTCAATAGTTGGTGTCGTAGAGGAAAAAGGAGAAATGTGCTTCCAAGTGAAATCAACCCACGGTACGAGGGTAGGAGTGGATGGGTACCTCAAAGTTTCGATGGAGACTATGTTGGTTCAACTTCCTAGAGAGGGCATGCTTCCTGATGGTAAATTTGAGAAACCTACACCATTGATCCATGGCTTCTGCTGTCCAACTATTCTTCCTAAAGCTAACTAATGCTggtaagttttttcttctttttgaactttctgttatttttttcttctaagttTAGATGAAAGATGTTGGTGTGTTGTTTGAAATCCTAAAGCATTTTCAATCTTTAAAATTCAGGGGATTGACGCCTAAGTAAATATGGTGAGAGACTAACACCTAATGGCTGGAGAGTTCTGAGAGCAAAGAATAGCTCTTTTATTGCGTAACAATAACGTAAAGTTTAAACTGAAACTATAAGAACTTTAAATAATCTCTCAGCCGTTGTTTGGTAGACCACCCCGATGCTACTTCAgaagttttaaaatttggaaacttCATGCTACATTTTATTGCCAAGTGTGCTCCGATGCTACAGGCTCATAAGTATCAGCTGGTCGAAGCTGTTAAGTGCACAACAGTCTAGTTACAAAAATCTATCTTGTCGAAACTCAACGCCCTGTAGCTCCAATACCATAGTCTGTTCTTTGGCATACACCTTTCTTCTACGGTGATATGAGCATTCATACGGAAAGAGGATGTAGGGCTGTACAAGATGTAGTTCTCAAGTGCTTGTATAAGACTTATCTCAGTCAAGATAAGCTCTACAGTAACATAAGGATAGTTTTGATAGTTACCTTATACTAGTAAACTAGAAAAAACAATCCTCATTactttaataattatataaaaatgggTTCATGAGCTTGATAAGTTACCTTTATGTCTCATCTCATTGTCTTGTAGTTAATATAGGTTGCGTATGTGATATCTACATTACTCTAAATTCCACCCATTAAAAATGTTTTCCTACTATAATTTTTCCACCGCTGGTCATTACATTACTTTatagtttttttgaaaaagaaaacaaaattatcaattaAACTAAATATAGTTTATACTACTATACTACAAAATAACCCCTTACTACAAATTTGCTTAATAAGATAGTTCATGAGTCTTAAAAGAGTCATAATGATCACCTTTTTATTCATTATCTTGGTTgcgtatatatatgtgtgaaaCCACCACATTAACTTTTATCAATATTCAATTTCAAACCATGCTTCAAAATGCATGTTTCTAATTACGAGTTAATTAAGGACTATTGAACACTATTTTACCTCTCTTCATTACATTACTTTTTACtacttaaaattataaacataaccCTAACTAATTTGCTTATTAAAAAGTGTTTCATGACtaatcaactctttttttttgttatttaatttgtagtGTTGTTTGCGTATGGAATGCTGTAAACACgtttaaaaaaaagtacataatgacaatactaatataattataaaaatgttcTGATTTTCTTATTGGGTTCATGTTACTTTTTTACCTAGTAGCCAATAATGTCAATGCAGTGATTTTACGATCTGAAAAATCCCATTTTACTTTAGATATGTCCTATGTTGgatcaagaaacaacaactaaatTTATTTGGATAGAAAATGAAATCTGGGTGGACTTTCGGTACAAATcggtaaaactgtaaaaatctGCGAACTGGATTTTTGTATTTGAataagtttgatttttattacatgAATCCCCCTCTCCCCTGAGAGAGAAGCCAAATATATACATCCCCAAACAAAATCGCATAACAACCCCTGAATCTTCTCCTTCCATCTCGTCTTATCTTCCCGAGATCTCCTCCACTTCGAGCTCTCCCTCTCCGTTTAGCTCGGAATCCTCCTCAACCGTCCTGTGCTTACTGGGCCTTTCGCGGACCGATCTCGAAACCCCCATTAATTGACAATTTTATCTCTCAGGGGAGAGGGGGATTcatgtaataaaaatcaaacttatTCAAATACAAAAATCCAGTTCGCagatttttacagttttaccgATTTGTATCTTTTGAGtatttttaatcaaacaaactatatatatttatgaatttgCTGAACTATATACATTTAGGAAAACCTAACACATCCGGACCAACCGAACCAACCTAGATTGAGAAAGTTaaagatgattaaaaaaaacatgcacAACAAAAGTtgctttatataaacaaagtcATGGGATGGGAAGTTTGCGACTCCAACGAAATAGTCTTCTGAgtaatttttcatataaaaaaacaacatcagatCCAAAGAGAAACAGTCttcaaatcaaaaaccaaatacAACAGTATGATGGATAAGACATTGATTGATGATGGTAATGATGATAGTGATGACGATGATGTGATAATGAAGAACAGGAGATCACTTGAGAAGTGTCTTGACTATTGCTTTGACATTAAGCTTCTTCAGGTCATTGTAAGACTGGCCACAACCCACGAACATAACCGGTGATCCCGATATGTAAACCATCGATAAAGCTGCTCCAACCTACAAACCAAAACACTCTTGTTTACATTTCATTTATATTATAGAACTCCAAACACTAAATCTATCGATTAGTTTTCTTTTGGATGTGGTGGTTTTTCTATTGGGTAGAAAatgacacatatatataattatatagtttcCAAGGTTGTAGATAGGGTTTTCTCATTTTGAGTGGGATATAATCTTGGTTCGCAAGTTTAGAGTATATCCatgcaattttgtttgttttgatttagggaATAATGGTAATGCATATCCTTATTTTGAGTATAGTTAGGATTTGATTTATGTAATCCGATCATTAGGAAGATACGGATCCAGGCTGATTAATATACGTATAAGAATTTACCAAATTGTGTTTGTACTCCCGATATTTTAGGGAAGATCCGATATCTGTAATCCCAATAATAAACTTTTAGGGATGTTGCAAAAtgtaattagttatatttttaggGAAGATCCGATTTTTGTAagtggtttagttttttttttttaaaaacccgaCCGTGTGACAAAATTAGGAAATATCCTAATTCCGTAATCGGTTTAAATGCTTAAAAAACTCGACCGTGTGACAAAAAATGGGACACaaatttgtatttcaaaaatgttaagatagatataaTTTCAATTATTGTATGCTAGTTGTATTACCAGATTAATCACATTGTTATGGACATTTTAGTTTGGTTACTGGAACCATTGTACTCTGTATCTGCGATTCGCTCCTGATCTACTTGTGATTACTTTGATACTTTTTCTCTCTACCTCTGATTACAAGGCTCAAGCCTTAAGTAGTTAAGTTGATGCAcgtagataaatatatatacttctatGTTCTGTGCGCTTATGACTTACCATATAACTGCGGAGGCTATTGATCCAGCCAACGATTCACGTTTCACTTTCCAGACACGTGTTACAAGCGCTACTGACTGAAATTTGTAGAATTAAACCAAAGTTTCAAGGTGAATTAAATAATGTCTGGTTTTGATTAGTGTGGTTTTCTTTAATCTTGATGATTCTGGAAAGTGTTGTAAAAAGGTACTGGAGATGAAACAAAGCGATGGGATGACGAAGCAATAGATGATTTCTACAAAGGCGATCTACCTAAGTGGGTTCCGGATGATGCTTTGATTCCATCCAGTGAGCATGATCAGTTTTACGAGGTTAAGGACTTATGAATTCTATTTGACCACTCTTCTCTACATTACTTTACTTATAAAGATGGTGCATGCATAAACCTTGATAGTCACAATCACCCTTTTTTGTAATTGGTTGCGTATGTGATTGACTATAAACACCAATTTAAGTTTCAATATGCGCACCTGCCCTATTGAAATACAAAGTAAATGACAGTACGTAAAAGAGTTGGAGTATTATACGTAAATTGTGGGGCActttataaaatgaaaaataatgagTTAGAGTATACGATCACAAATAAATCGACAATaatttttcctttaatttataaacaaatcAAGAGTAGTTTATTAAAAGAATACTGAGTTGAGTTCTTTTTAAAAGCCTTTTTCACTTAAAATTTTAGGCCCGAATATGTTATTGTCGTTCTCAATTCTCCTGAATGATGTTGAATTCTCCTTCGGGATATATACCCTTTTATTTATTCTGTTCTTAAAGAAGCTGATAACATTAATTGGGTTTTAGTCTTTGTTATAAAAGCCAGAGCTTCTCGCTTGaaacattataaatatgttaatcTCAAACTTgaattcttgtttttgtttgcttcccTAGTGTTTTTGCTAGTCTCTTTGCTATGTCTTCTTTCtgtgtttgatttgattctgaTAAAAGTTACCGACACAACTTCAAGAGAAAATATATCACCTTTATTTGCTGCTGAAACTTTTAGCTCATGCATTCGATTCTCTTGTGAAGTTAATTGATTTGATATAGCCATATAGGCAAATGATCGATGATTCTATGTCTATAGACTATAGTCCTGTATGTTTAACCTATTTTATTGCTTTTCTTAAGGAAAGGTGACTCATATTTGTTTGCCAATAggtttgatcatatatataatgttcttcTTAATTACTCACCTCTTGGATACAGGAATTCCATTAAACATGCCTGTTTGTCTTAACCTAGAGCTAGCAAAGGTACGTGTGTGCTAATTACTATTGatcaattataaattttatgtagtctaatttttcatgttttcactGTTTTTGGAGGAATATATATGCGCAGGTAGACTTGAATATACCTTGTGATGTATACGAGTACTTGAAGACAGTTACAGAAAGTCTACCTGAAAGTATCAAAAGAATACTAGTGCCGATTCTGTTAGAAAATCCAGATTCCAAAGTATCAGTCTTCAGTACGAAAAGAGGAACTTATGCAAGATGGACCAAGAAACCGGTActttttacataatatatatatatatatatatatatttatccaACAGATAATGAATTAGCATTAACTTGCACGTACACTGATAGTGagttttgtgttttaaattCATTTCAAATCCAGCGTGTAAGGACTGCCACAAAATGTTGTAAAGACGAGTATCGTATTTGTCAACGCCATCCGCATCATGGTGAattatatcttttaatacaagGTGCTAATGATGTAAGTGGGTTTGAGCTAATGATGTAAGTGGGTTTGAGatttggtgttttgttttgagttattttctaaacataatAAAGAGAGTTAATCTTTATAAAAAGCTTTGCAAAACTTCAGTATCGTTATATTTCAA
The sequence above is a segment of the Camelina sativa cultivar DH55 chromosome 10, Cs, whole genome shotgun sequence genome. Coding sequences within it:
- the LOC104717235 gene encoding cytidine deaminase 1-like, with the protein product MAQPSKFVFTREEAKSPGDSLINIPFLIPLVRGPFSTSKVVALGFGSSGRVFVGVNVEFPGLPLHHSIHAEQFVVANLALHLDKKLNCLALSPPEAPCGHCRQFLQEIREAPEMKIILSDQNGDNVSTVSLESLLPNRLSPDSQLPNDVPRLLEPRYNRLTLSGPDSDVPDRYPDLKPAGLVAANISYAPYSKCPSGVALVDLQGSVYRGWYMESVAYNPSFGPVQAALVDYMIRGGGGDRGFTEIVGAVLVEKKDAEVRQEQTARMLLETIAPNCDFKVFHCCENPKEN
- the LOC104717236 gene encoding uncharacterized protein LOC104717236, producing the protein MSKTCNFLSLRSNPLPPFLSTAGNSRFLRASSALNLLTTASKPFHRWIRASSRRRLVLGGFGGASLWMMNNNMSGKSFIASARQTNPSPVEQALNKVDWPETFPFKEEDFQRYDESSDSTFYEAPRFVTHIDDPAIAALTKYYSKVLPQSDTPGVSLLDMCSSWVSHYPAGYKQERIAGMGLNEEELKRNPVLTEHIVQDLNLTPKLPFEDNSFQVITNVVSVDYLTKPLEVFREMNRILKPGGLALMSFSNRCFFTKAISIWTSTGDADHALIVGSYFHYAGGFETPQAVDISPNPGRSDPMYVVYSRKLPMA
- the LOC104717237 gene encoding UPF0725 protein At4g29550-like, with translation MAEEEWSAAVINNPQSGSGWTEESDDDDVDPVLDQEFYRQLRDSDGFDVEICNPNSSIRMYKCANNEEDRRDDIVGICARVGLHWYNLHKGSNLKLMHVKKYTSKFCALMTYHITAEAFDPANDSRFTFQTRVTSATCRYDEDMKILTEVCRIKPKIQGTGDETKRWDDEAIDDFYKGDLPKLVPDDALMSSTEHDQFYELQESDIREHINWLNLYTEIAYFSLWEGDMRSVSCVPLQINKVIVHTREALESKDKLKAGNAIFYISFRDVDPLHGPPQDHRAIVRRTVDGIPGHFCLEFKCWLEDL
- the LOC104720072 gene encoding caricain-like, whose amino-acid sequence is MGHMREQGHCETCWAVVVSELISALRFIEGIDEEYTEYSIQELVDFAAPSKVKDCSEHQCYTLSIGKGLEYVLKHGLQKAIHRKYVGCRKKSEIPARSTVDLAHIDRVDRLSFEEALIRLERQPIGASLHIFMPDYKLTIGGVYRGPLERNSKLVGAHAVSIVGVVEEKGEMCFQVKSTHGTRVGVDGYLKVSMETMLVQLPREGMLPDGTGDETKRWDDEAIDDFYKGDLPKWVPDDALIPSSEHDQFYEVKDL